From the genome of Papaver somniferum cultivar HN1 chromosome 2, ASM357369v1, whole genome shotgun sequence, one region includes:
- the LOC113352733 gene encoding uncharacterized protein LOC113352733 — protein sequence MSSVDFWHAYFRFCLGEASPTLEDVVALTGLPIHSSHSFEEADHIGAMTSSDSEVYKVLSEVRKSIARKVSADAAAGLVKEDKRASLLGWMNYWALRVTETMSKKELPSVVKSYDPPTHGHSDYAELVAFLVYWLIHDFFECSPKDTIRDDILRMATKMSGGITYPLAPMFLGLVYRHLDTLISDVEITNSQQHIIESYVPTSFIHFGRDFLFVGPISMT from the coding sequence ATGTCTTCGGTGGATTTCTGgcatgcatactttaggttttgCTTGGGGGAGGCTTCCCCTACATTGGAGGATGTCGTGGCCCTCACTGGGTTGCCCATTCATAGCTCTCACAGTTTTGAAGAAGCTGATCACATTGGTGCTATGACTAGCTCAGATTCAGAAGTGTATAAGGTGTTATCGGAGGTTCGAAAGTCTATAGCCCGTAAAGTGAGTGCCGATGCTGCTGCGGGTTTGGTTAAGGAAGATAAGCGTGCATCTCTTTTGGGCTGGATGAATTATTGGGCGCTCCGTGTTACTGAAACAATGAGTAAgaaagaacttccatcagttgtGAAGTCTTATGATCCTCCTACTCATGGTCATAGTGATTATGCCGAACTTGTTGCTTTCTTGGTGTACTGGTTGATTCATGATTTCTTCGAGTGTTCACCCAAAGACACTATTCGTGATGACATTCTTCGGATGGCTACTAAGATGTCGGGGGGAATTACTTACCCCCTGGCCCCAATGTTTTTAGGTTTGGTGTATCGTCATTTAGATACACTTATCTCGGATGTGGAAATTACTAATAGCCAACAACATATAATTGAGAGTTATGTCCCGACCAGTTTTATACATTTTGGGAGAGATTTCCTGTTTGTAGGTCCGATATCCATGACCTAG